In Pyxidicoccus xibeiensis, the genomic stretch TCGTCAGCGACTTCGCCAATGACATCCGCCGCTATGACCTGGAGACCCGGGCGCTGGAGGCCACGCTGTCCACGAACTACTCGGGCACGGTGCCGTCGGAGAACAACGTGGGGTACCTGAGCTTCGACGACGCGGGCAGGCTCTTCACCGTGGGCTTCGACAACGTGCAGGGAGGAGACCTGCGTGGCGCCGTCCTCCGCTTCGACGGGCGGACGAACGCGCCCCTGCCCTCTGCTGGAAACACGGGCGCCATCTTCATCCCGCCCACGACGCGGCTGGTGCGCCCCATTGGCATCACGTTCACCCGCCAGTAGCCTTGTCCCCCGGGGCCCGGAGGCGGGCCCGGCTTTGCGCTGAGGGGGACGTCGACTTGATGATGAGCGCCACTGCCGCTGCCAGCGGCGAGGAGCACGAGCTCGCGCTGCTGCTGGGAGGCCGCTGCCGCCGCTGCGCCGAGCGGATTCCGGGAGGCACCGCGCTGCGAGGCAGGCCGTGTCCCCGGTGCGGCGAGCAGACGCTGCCGAGCGCCGTGGACCGCGAGGTGCTGCACCGGCTGTCCTCCGAGCGCGCCAACGTGCGGCTCTGGGTGGCGGTGGTCGTGGTGGCGGTGGCGGGGCTCGCCGCGAGCTGGTTCCCGCTGCTCACGTCCGTGCTGCTCATCGCCGCGCTGGTGTGGATTCGCGTGACGATGGTGCGGCCGGCGCTGCAGCTGCTCGGACCGCAGCGGCGGCTGGTGTCGCGGTGGACGCTGCGACTGGCGGCGGGCTGCTTCGTGTCGCTGGCCATCCTCTTGTTCGAGCTGCTCACGTTCATCCCGGGCTTCGGGGCCTTGGCGAAGGTGGCGCTGAGCGCGGGAGAGGTCGCCGCCGCCGGCATCTTCGCGCGCCGCTACCTGGCGTGGCAGACGGAGCGTGAGGCCCGAGGCATTGCGGTGGCGGGCTGGGAGGTGGCGCTGCTCGTGGGCTTCATGGTGATGCTGCTGGTCTTCACGGCGGCGTCCGTGATGCTGGTGTGGTGGGTGCTCCAGAAGCTGGGGCTCCTGCAGGGGTTCCTCGCGGCGCCGGTGGGGGCTTGAGCCATGCTTTCCTTCGCACTGATTTCACAGCTCATCGGGCTGAGCAGCGCGTCCGGGACGCGCGCGGGCGGAAGCCTGCTGCTCGTGGCGCTGGCGTCGCACTATCACTACGTGGCGCTGCCGCCCGAGCTGGAGTGGATGGCCACGACGCAGGCGATGGGTGCCTTCGTCGCGCTGCTGGCATTCGAGATGTACACGCAGCGGGATACTGACCTGCGCATGCTGCTGGGCCTGGCGCAGTTCGGCCTGAGCGCTGGGAGCGGCGCAACGGTGGCGCTGGCGTCATTGGACGTGCAGACGGGGCAGGTTCCGCCGTGGGCGGTGGGCGTGGTGGGCGCGGGCATCGCGGTGGCGACGCTGACCTTGCGGCAGTGGCTGCACCGGAACGTGGAGCAACTCAAGACCGAGGTGCTGCACCCGCAGAAGTGGCTCTTGCGCACGGAGGACTTCTTCGGCCTGGGCATGGCGGCGGTGGCGATTCTGTGGGCGCCGCTGGCGCTGGTGCTCGTGGTGTTGTTCGCGGTGGGCTGCGGGGTGGCGGGGCTGGTGGCGCACCGGGTGGAGGCCCGCTACCGGCGGCCGTGCCCCGCGGGCTGTGGAGCATCCATCCGCCAGGAGGCGTCACGCTGCCCGAAGTGCCGGGCCGACGTGCCCGTGGCGGCGCGGCTGGATTTGAGGCTGGCCGGCCGGGCGCAGGATGCGATTCGGGGGGCGCTGGCTTCGGTCCCTGATGCGAAGACCGAGCATCCTTCGGACTTCCGCGCCAGCTCGTAAGACGGGAGGCCATG encodes the following:
- a CDS encoding DUF4126 domain-containing protein — its product is MLSFALISQLIGLSSASGTRAGGSLLLVALASHYHYVALPPELEWMATTQAMGAFVALLAFEMYTQRDTDLRMLLGLAQFGLSAGSGATVALASLDVQTGQVPPWAVGVVGAGIAVATLTLRQWLHRNVEQLKTEVLHPQKWLLRTEDFFGLGMAAVAILWAPLALVLVVLFAVGCGVAGLVAHRVEARYRRPCPAGCGASIRQEASRCPKCRADVPVAARLDLRLAGRAQDAIRGALASVPDAKTEHPSDFRASS